Proteins encoded in a region of the Solanum dulcamara chromosome 9, daSolDulc1.2, whole genome shotgun sequence genome:
- the LOC129902197 gene encoding uncharacterized protein LOC129902197: MAVDTNLASLFEKLKLEDPYVPPTQWESIPSESGLSSMDTNRFSHVQYSTSAVSESSLVRLALDALQGVESALISIQKLSALFCFDSADRSFHHIPNLWTRTSSTIALGNLLKSVGHFGCIIFLLHKFVNHFTCLSLAGNEDEVQKYDASDVVGCRTSNHTLVNQALAVSVAKILDGYTSSLNTLYASVNLRRHVKAKGGGCFTSVGHGEITLLEAYLHSAGLRTQMDVLGNICNMSDLALRYSELSLEEISAKAFLEFNNFPRSGALLTFLYTQLKVANPAHCALLKFLFLRSWEPYCGFIRSWIFEGSITDPFNEFIVEDANEQPDHELGNIGISSDVPLASVRVREGVLPSFLEDCLFPLFRAGQQLQIIMKLFEFCNTFGPFNGIREEFLPGIRGFSSEFPSFISSLLFEKGAIETMVVSRNSYYQRMLEKIDNVFTKSEFRFQEISLQDMQLRYANPARNLNSPVVFSTSDNLETCSIKTRDQTLPHNTMEAEISIDNDFSCTEDLLESSDCSWEDNSEEQSVFDLLSNAPGNVVELKPDYLSALSFTDDGLLQKQKFPHDETSCPPEYVSYETCKRMEISCFSTDVSNSERVACDSSLPYRSEEKSMLQTLDNQITNSRQNTSWLPDCFPGNLLNNDRRSSKTTWLHAFEIEPEISSCRFGVQLNVDSGGSVLPQNPSVPEAYEQDHHPNRACNFLSSTSLPSWQLKHHSDFFSMNPILTKSSLNPKRESEKMCARDSREPYPFFDFTSIKDPCKVYIEKFSASSRDQLGAGDSVLTSTTATSAILTSCQHNLKDYSDENLENKAELSHTCSSVSSKVLYEKVSSLENVAGGSGWERLLANSSKISCTTANYPKTSLVTVLEMPLDHIIKKCLLEEILLQYKYLSKLTIKLLEQGFSLQEHLLALRRYHFMELADWAHLFVISLQHHKWYTIEAEKRISEIQGILELSVQRSSCEGDPYKDRLYVYVKGSNMTNISVSARGTFYGIYSFDFLGLGYRVDWPINIILSPGALRIYSDIFSFLMQVKLAVFSLSDVWRSLKDLSQLNKKNQRSMFDNAEPKQLSILTEMRHQLNHFVSTLEQYVQSQLSHVSWCRFMHSLKDKVKDMMDLHSAHMAYLNDSLRICFLSEETQHIASIIRSILQSAVDFRSCLKGDIYQVLNMRKSFSKNIKELYLCYLKSPKHGEFGLSSFWERLNYNDHYSEVIGKQMGHQVFLV; the protein is encoded by the exons ATGGCAGTGGATACCAATTTGGCTTCATtgtttgagaaattgaagtTGGAAGATCCGTATGTGCCACCTACACAATGGGAATCAATTCCTTCAGAAAGCGGCCTTTCTTCTATGGATACTAACCGGTTTTCCCATGTTCAATATTCAACTTCGGCTGTTTCT GAGTCTAGCTTGGTGAGGCTGGCATTGGATGCTCTGCAAGGTGTAGAATCAGCTCTGATATCTATTCAAAAGCTCTCTGCGTTGTTTTGTTTTGACTCAGCTGATAGATCCTTCCATCATATCCCAAATTTGTGGACACGGACTTCAAGCACCATTGCTTTGGGAAATTTACTTAAATCCGTTGGGCATTTTGGTTGCATCATTTTCCTTCTTCACAAATTTGTCAATCATTTTACATGTTTAAGTCTAGCTGGAAATGAGGATGAAGTTCAAAAGTATGATGCCAGTGATGTTGTGGGATGCCGAACGAGCAATCATACTCTTGTTAATCAGGCCTTGGCAGTTTCTGTGGCAAAAATTTTAGATGGGTATACCTCCTCCCTCAATACACTATATGCTTCTGTCAACTTGAGACGTCACGTGAAGGCTAAGGGTGGAGGCTGTTTTACTAGTGTTGGGCATGGTGAAATCACATTGCTAGAGGCTTATCTGCACTCTGCAGGACTAAGAACTCAGATGGATGTGCTTGGTAATATCTGCAATATGAGTGATCTAGCTCTTAGATACTCTGAATTATCTCTTGAAGAAATAAGTGCCAAAGCATTCTTAGAGTTTAATAATTTCCCCAGAAGTGGTGCTCTGCTCACTTTCTTGTACACACAACTAAAG GTGGCTAATCCGGCCCATTGTGCTCTCCTGAAGTTCCTGTTTCTACGTTCATGGGAACCCTACTGTGGGTTTATTAGATCATGGATTTTTGAAGGTAGCATTACTGATCCTTTTAATGAGTTCATCGTGGAAGATGCGAACGAGCAACCTGATCATGAGCTGGGTAACATTGGAATCTCTAGTGACGTCCCATTAGCAAGTGTTAGG GTGCGAGAGGGAGTTTTGCCTTCGTTTCTGGAGGATTGTTTGTTTCCGCTTTTCCGAGCAGGTCAACAGCTTCAAATAATAATGAAGTTATTTGAGTTCTGTAATACTTTTGGACCATTTAACGGTATTCGTGAAGAGTTCCTTCCTGGAATCCGTGGGTTTTCAAGTGAATTCCCAAGCTTCATATCTTCCTTGTTATTTGAGAAAGGAGCTATTGAGACGATGGTAGTTTCTAGAAACAGTTATTACCAAAGGATGCTGGAGAAAATTGACAACGTTTTCACTAAGTCAGAATTCAGATTTCAGGAG ATATCTCTGCAAGACATGCAACTTAGATATGCAAACCCTGCCAGGAATTTGAACTCTCCTGTAGTGTTTTCAACTAGCGACAACTTGGAAACATGTTCAATTAAAACTAGAGATCAAACTTT GCCTCACAACACCATGGAAGCTGAAATTAGCATAGATAATGATTTTTCTTGTACTGAAGATCTCCTAGAATCATCTGATTGTTCATGGGAAGATAATTCAGAGGAGCAAAGCGTTTTTGATCTCTTGAGCAATGCCCCTGGCAATGTTGTGGAGTTGAAACCAGATTATTTATCTGCTTTAAGTTTTACTGATGATGGTCTTCTACAGAAGCAGAAATTTCCGCACGATGAGACTTCATGCCCTCCAGAATATGTTTCATATGAAACATGTAAAAGAATGGAAATATCATGTTTTTCCACGGATGTTAGTAACAGTGAAAGAGTTGCATGTGACAGTTCTCTGCCCTATAGAAGTGAGGAAAAAAGTATGTTGCAGACCCTTGATAACCAGATTACTAACAGTCGCCAAAATACATCCTGGCTGCCTGATTGCTTTCCAGGAAATCTTCTGAATAATGATAGGAGAAGCTCTAAGACTACATGGTTGCATGCATTTGAGATTGAGCCGGAAATAAGTAGTTGTAGATTTGGGGTCCAGTTGAATGTAGATTCTGGTGGTTCAGTTCTACCTCAAAATCCTTCAGTGCCTGAGGCTTATGAACAGGATCATCATCCAAATAGAGCTTGTAACTTTTTAAGTTCAACAAGTTTGCCATCATGGCAGCTGAAGCATCACTCCGACTTTTTCAGCATGAACCCAATTTTGACTAAAAGTTCTCTTAACCCAAAGAGGGAGTCTGAAAAAATGTGCGCAAGAGATTCTAGAGAACCTTATCCTTTTTTTGATTTCACATCTATTAAGGATCCTTGCAAGGTGTATATAGAAAAGTTTTCTGCCAGTTCTAGAGATCAGTTAGGAGCTGGGGATTCTGTTTTGACTAGTACAACAGCTACTTCTGCCATTCTTACTAGTTGTCAACATAACTTAAAAGATTACTCTGATGAGAACTTGGAGAACAAGGCAGAGCTGTCTCATACTTGTTCCTCTGTAAGTTCAAAGGTCCTCTATGAAAAAGTGTCATCATTAGAAAATGTTGCTGGTGGGAGTGGTTGGGAGAGACTGCTTGCTAATTCTAGCAAGATTTCCTGTACAACTGCTAACTATCCGAAGACTAGTTTGGTGACAGTTCTTGAGATGCCGCTGGATCATATTATCAAAAAGTGCTTGTTAGAAGAGATTTTGCTTCA ATACAAATATTTGAGCAAATTGACTATAAAATTACTTGAACAAGGTTTTAGTTTGCAAGAACATTTGCTAGCACTAAGGAGGTACCATTTTATGGAATTAGCAGATTGGGCACATCTGTTTGTCATCTCTCTTCAGCATCAT AAATGGTACACCATAGAGGCTGAAAAGAGAATATCAGAAATTCAGGGTATTCTTGAGTTGTCAGTTCAGAGATCTTCTTGTGAAGGAGACCCTTATAAGGACCGTTTGTATGTCTATGTGAAAGGGAGTAATATGACAAACATCTCAGTTTCGGCTAGAGGAACATTTTATG GAATATACTCCTTTGATTTTTTGGGTTTGGGTTACCGAGTTGATTGGCCAATCAACATCATATTGTCTCCTGGAGCATTGAGAATATACTCGGACATCTTTAGTTTTCTGATGCAAGTCAAGCTTGCTGTTTTCTCTTTAAGTGATGTATGGCGCTCATTGAAG GATCTCTCTCAATTGAACAAGAAGAATCAACGTTCTATGTTTGACAATGCAGAACCAAAGCAATTGTCCATCTTAACTGAAATGAG GCACCAGCTTAATCATTTTGTGTCTACGTTGGAACAATATGTACAATCACAACTATCTCATGTGTCCTGGTGTCGGTTCATGCATTCTCTTAAGGATAAG GTCAAAGATATGATGGATCTTCATTCTGCACATATGGCATATCTGAACGACTCCCTGCGCAT ATGTTTCTTGTCAGAGGAAACTCAACATATTGCCAGCATTATACGAAGTATCTTGCAATCTGCAGTGGATTTTCGATCTTGTCTGAAAGGAGACATTTATCAG GTGCTTAACATGAGGAAATCATTTTCGAAGAACATCAAAGAGTTGTATCTGTGTTATCTTAAGTCGCCCAAACATGGAGAATTCGGTCTGTCAAGTTTCTGGGAGCGTCTGAATTATAACGACCATTATTCAGAAGTTATTGGTAAACAAATGGGACACCAGGTTTTTCTTGTCTAA